Proteins encoded in a region of the Gloeocapsa sp. PCC 73106 genome:
- a CDS encoding metallophosphoesterase family protein, with amino-acid sequence MLRLVVFLLVFIATLASGTLSESTMLTDPFLQLPDANSVRVVWFTEFSGVEHYVIYGEKLAQRVTANTSKLSRVAEDEKSRVDPPYTHVTPRDIWRHEALVTGLIPAKRVPYRVVSKYSSQEITSRIFSLAPKPPIEANVKILLTSDHQLMPMTAANLQQVAALEDELDGIFLAGDLVNIPDRASEWFDDRRGGAFFPCLQGRANYQLTSNGVTNTYRGGELIQHIPLFPAIGNHEVMGRFSSNLSLNEQFDASFPREAANATYQRLASEINPLDNSEIKANWLKNYSFNTDTYHEIFTLPGEKYYSLTFGNLWLGVLYVTNMWRSPSLNPEITGRYQERTLDLNNPENWGYGQHIFESIAPESEQYRWLAQELQSEAFSNAKYKMVMFHHPPHSLGGNVVPPYTQPRQKKHYDEQGNLQRITYDYPQAEDYIIRDLVPLLASAGVDLVFYGHSHLWNRFYDPSTNLHFLESSNVGNSYGAYWGDSKNRPLQESKGNPNGLEAIVPTIAPLATSLGVPLPYIASNDLTVFSILDTSKGSVSSYRFDTQDAQSPIIKFDEFVIGEKR; translated from the coding sequence TGCTTAGACTGGTTGTTTTTCTACTCGTGTTTATCGCTACACTTGCTAGTGGAACTTTATCTGAGTCAACCATGCTAACTGATCCTTTTTTACAACTTCCTGACGCTAACTCGGTGCGCGTTGTTTGGTTTACCGAGTTTTCTGGTGTTGAACACTACGTTATCTACGGCGAAAAATTAGCTCAGCGAGTCACTGCTAACACGAGTAAACTTAGTAGAGTCGCAGAAGATGAAAAATCCCGCGTAGATCCCCCCTATACTCACGTTACCCCCAGAGATATTTGGCGCCACGAAGCGCTAGTTACCGGACTAATTCCAGCCAAACGCGTCCCTTATCGAGTGGTTAGTAAATACTCAAGTCAGGAAATAACCAGTAGAATCTTTAGCTTGGCACCCAAACCTCCCATCGAGGCTAATGTTAAGATTTTGTTAACTTCTGATCATCAATTGATGCCAATGACAGCGGCTAATTTACAACAAGTAGCAGCATTGGAAGATGAGTTAGACGGCATTTTTTTAGCAGGGGATTTAGTTAATATTCCCGATCGCGCTTCAGAATGGTTCGACGATCGCCGTGGGGGCGCTTTTTTTCCCTGTTTACAAGGACGGGCTAATTATCAGTTAACCAGTAATGGTGTGACAAATACTTATCGTGGGGGAGAATTAATCCAACATATTCCCCTATTTCCAGCGATCGGTAATCATGAGGTCATGGGACGATTTTCGTCGAATTTATCATTAAATGAGCAGTTTGATGCTTCTTTTCCTCGGGAAGCTGCCAATGCAACTTATCAACGTCTAGCTTCAGAAATTAACCCTTTAGATAATTCAGAGATTAAAGCAAATTGGCTCAAAAACTATAGCTTTAATACAGATACCTATCACGAAATTTTTACGCTTCCAGGTGAAAAATATTACAGTCTCACCTTTGGTAATCTCTGGTTAGGAGTTCTCTACGTCACCAATATGTGGCGATCGCCCAGTCTCAATCCCGAAATCACAGGTAGATATCAAGAAAGAACCCTAGACTTAAATAATCCTGAAAATTGGGGATATGGTCAACATATCTTTGAATCTATCGCCCCAGAAAGTGAACAATACCGTTGGTTAGCTCAAGAGTTACAAAGTGAAGCCTTTAGTAACGCCAAGTATAAAATGGTCATGTTTCACCATCCTCCCCATAGTTTAGGTGGTAACGTCGTCCCACCCTATACCCAACCGAGACAAAAAAAACACTACGATGAGCAAGGAAACTTACAAAGGATTACCTACGATTATCCCCAAGCTGAAGACTACATTATCAGAGATTTGGTACCCCTATTAGCTTCTGCGGGGGTAGATTTAGTCTTCTATGGTCACTCTCATCTCTGGAACCGTTTTTATGATCCCAGTACTAATCTTCACTTCCTAGAATCTTCCAACGTAGGTAACAGTTACGGCGCCTATTGGGGAGATAGCAAAAATCGTCCCCTCCAAGAGTCTAAGGGTAACCCCAATGGTTTAGAAGCTATTGTCCCGACTATTGCACCTTTAGCGACGAGTTTAGGCGTCCCTCTACCCTATATTGCCAGTAATGATTTGACGGTCTTTAGTATTCTAGATACTAGTAAAGGAAGCGTGAGTAGTTATCGCTTTGATACTCAAGACGCCCAAAGTCCAATTATTAAATTTGATGAGTTTGTCATTGGAGAAAAAAGATAG
- a CDS encoding GNAT family N-acetyltransferase, with protein MYEDLRNRLSRSPSDYVCLVATLHDETIVGTVEIALRSTYAFNFMGTKRPYISNLAVRLAYRRQGIARKLLLKCEQIALDWGYEKLSLHVLADNYQAQQLYFSKGYKIEKVDSGMDDWFLNRPKKLLLIKSVSV; from the coding sequence ATGTACGAAGACTTACGCAATCGCCTCTCAAGAAGTCCCTCTGATTATGTCTGTTTGGTGGCGACTCTCCACGACGAAACGATCGTAGGAACCGTAGAAATTGCTTTACGTTCTACCTATGCTTTTAATTTTATGGGCACAAAACGTCCTTACATCTCCAATCTAGCAGTGAGACTAGCCTATCGACGTCAGGGAATCGCCCGGAAATTACTGCTCAAATGCGAGCAAATCGCCTTAGACTGGGGTTATGAAAAACTGTCTCTTCACGTTTTAGCTGATAATTATCAAGCCCAGCAACTCTACTTTAGCAAGGGGTATAAGATTGAAAAAGTCGATTCAGGAATGGACGATTGGTTTTTAAATCGCCCCAAAAAATTATTGTTGATTAAATCCGTTTCTGTTTAA